One part of the Silurus meridionalis isolate SWU-2019-XX chromosome 26, ASM1480568v1, whole genome shotgun sequence genome encodes these proteins:
- the LOC124379725 gene encoding ARL14 effector protein, which produces MPIACSALGCSNRFVKGSEIRFYRFPISKPQLAEQWVRSLGRKNFALTTNSCLCSEHFLPDCFRDYNGKQFLREDAVPTIFSHTADGPKIELRKTRGGLGTKEESRSGSISDGGKQQFPKEKRQTPRDSGQKGRTGNESYKRRGGAKVSSSDRQVMTAKSKVYDSRGLLISCGRDLCDCLDVDCMGCFYPCPECGSRKCGVECRCDRKWLYEQVEVEGGEIIRNKFAS; this is translated from the exons ATGCCGATTGCTTGCTCAGCCCTCGGATGCTCAAACCGGTTCGTAAAAGGCTCCGAAATACGATTTTACAG ATTCCCCATCAGTAAGCCTCAGTTAGCAGAGCAGTGGGTTCGAAGCCTGGGTCGAAAAAACTTCGCCCTGACCACCAACTCGTGTCTGTGCTCTGAGCACTTCCTGCCCGACTGCTTTCGAGATTACAACGGCAAACAGTTCCTGAGGGAAGATGCTGTCCCTACAATTTTCTCACACACTGCAGATGGCCCAAAG ATCGAATTACGGAAAACCCGTGGAGGATTAGGGACGAAAGAGGAATCTCGTTCCGGTTCAATTTCTGATGGAGGCAAACAGCAGTTCCCAAAGGAGAAAAGACAAACCCCAAGAGACTCTGGCCAAAAG gGAAGAACTGGAAATGAGTCATACAAGAGACGTGGTGGGGCAAAGGTCTCCTCCAGTGACAG GCAGGTCATGACAGCGAAGAGCAAAGTGTACGATAGCCGAGGTCTTCTGATCTCTTGTGGCAGAGACCTGTGCGACTGCTTGGATGTGGACTGCATGGGCTGCTTCTACCCCTGTCCTGAATGCGGCTCTCGCAAGTGTGGCGTGGAGTGCCGCTGCGACAGGAAGTGGCTGTATGAGCAGGTGGAAGTGGAGGGGGGAGAGATCATCAGGAACAAGTTCGCAAGCTAA